The Sparus aurata chromosome 10, fSpaAur1.1, whole genome shotgun sequence genome includes the window AGCCCCTCCCCACCGACATCTCGCCCAATCAAAGAACGTCTCTTGGTGGGGAGGCTCCACCGCCACCGCCTCCACCCTTGCCCTCTGGGCTGAGCAGCACCCCTTCCCAAAGAATCACTGGACCTAAACCACTACAGGTGAATGACATTATATTCCCAGATACTGTTATTTTTCATCAGAACTAAGTGAAACAGATCTGTGGCAACATAAAGATTGTcatatttatttacaatatttgttGTAAACGTGTGTTTCAGGACCCAGAAGTACAGAAACATGCCACTCAGATACTCAGGAAAATGCTGGAGCAGGAAGAAGCTGAGCTGCaggtacacactcacacttcaACAAATAACCCAGAACTGAAACCCTGCACGCTTCCTCCTGTTTATATACAAAGATCCCTCAGTTCAGCTGTGATATCTGATCTGATAACCAGACGTGACCAATTCACTTCACAGGACTTGATGGAGGAGCAGTCGAAGAACCCGTCGCCGTCACTGGAGGAGCGGATCGAAAGTGCCAAGAGGAGAGCTCACCAAGTCAGGGTGAAGATTCAGCAAGATCTGGTGAGAAGACGTCACTGTATCATCAATATTTTTAAGGCGCACTCAAAACTTTTTACTAGCATAGAGCACAGGAAATGATTTTCAAGTATTTCAGAGAGGTTTCTCTTAGACATCAGGCTGTGCAGTGATGAAGAACTCAAATAAAAGCATGTTTACAAATTTCATTCTGCGTTCTGTGTGGCCAGATAATTATAGCTTAGTGTGAGAAAAGGTGATGTTGGGGTTTACgatcatttacataatgtgttaAGAAAGCTCAAAGCTCTATTATTTTCGCATTGATGATGACATTCATAatttgcttttaaaaatgaccatttgccttttttttgtttctccagGAGGGAACGCGATCGGAGTCTGTCACGAGCTACGTCATAGCAGGAGAAGGTTTGTATCTCCTGATACGTTGCCTCTTTGATTAAATCTGTCAGTGCTTGATGATTCACATTTGATCTAAAGGTGCACTGTGGAACTTTTTGAACGACTGCTGAACTCTAGGACTTCTATATTCTTTGTGTTCTCACCCCACCATAACTCAAATATCCTAATGTTCTAATGTATATAGAGAAAACTGTAAACATGAGGCTTTAAAGTGCATCTAAATCTCATGTTAGCTCTTGGAAACCACCATTCATTGTATCAAGAGCTCTGTCTGTTTATAGGCCTGTAAAAAAGTTGCATATTGCACGTTTATTGCACCCCTCGATATCCTACATACTGTGATTTGAAAGTGAAACTCATAAGTGGTCGGCCCAAATTGATACAGCCCTTTGTGTCTTAAAGCCATATACACGCAAAATGTGTCATACGTCGTGTTGTAAATGGTTTTATAATTGGCGTCgatctcctctgtgctcctgcaggtCGACTGTCGATGGACTCAAGCGAAGGAGACATGGAGGTAAGCCGCACCATCTTGTGTTTTCACGAgatcgtctgtgtgtgtttgtgtatgagaCGATCCCACTCATCCCGTCCCctcgtcctccctccctcccttcctcctcctcctcctcctcctccttccccagGCCTTTGAGAGTCCCCACTCCTCCCCCTCATCCTCCTTCAGGACCCCCCAACACCGACGGCAGAActccgacacacacaccctgtctgACTTGGTGAGATGGACACACTCGCTTGCTTTCACGTCAAGGCCGTTGGCAGTAGCTCACATGTAGCGTAAACACAAGCGCCCATCTGCCGAGGTTATACTGAAAATACAGGAACGCTAACACACTTTTAGTTGCAAGGACGAGGTCTGAATCACCTGCTGCATACTTGTGGTGTTAATTCATTTACTTCTTTACCGTGTACTGtagctgttttttcctcttcatctattcctctctgtttctgtcttgcATCACTGTGTGTTCATAGCTGTTTTCAAATGTACGAGACAAGTAGAGACACTGAAGGCAATTTATCACCACAACCTTTCATTCGTCTCGTCACCAGACTCTAGTTtatgaataaaaacagcaaaaacagtgTTTGGATCTGCTTTCACAATCCCTCGAGTGTGCGTCCTCGTGCTTTCACTTCTTGAAATCTGCGTGTGTTCGTGCGTCTGTGTTCAAAGGGCGGAAAGGCCCAGATCATCGGCCCcgaggaagaggatgaagagaatGATGGCTACGCATTCAATGAGGTGAGATGTGGATCCAGCAGACGCTGGTTGATCTCCATCGGTACAAGTATTCACACAGTATGTCTCCGTCTTCCTCTCAGATGGACGGTCCGTTCCAGGACATCGAGTTGTTGAAGTCACGGCCGGCACACATGGCCGTGTTCATGAGATACGTCTTCACCCAGCTTCTAGACCCGAACCCGCTGGTCAGTCATTACGTCATGTGTTAACAAATGTTCTTTAAGTCTCTGAAGCTAGGTTTCCATGGAAATGTTGTGCAAATTTTAACAGTTTCCagaaaattttaaaaagaacatGTTGAAACATAGAAGTTTGTCTATAGCCAGTTTAAATCAACACACTCTTGCTTATACGGTTGTGGGGTTGCTTGGTCCTAATCACAGTAACATCTGTCTTCCACAGCTGTTTTACCTGACGGTGGAGGCCTACCTGGGCTCTAGTCCGAAAGACGCCCGAGCACTTGCACCTCAGATCTGCTCCCACTTCCTGGACCCAGATGCTGTACGTGCCAACATGCCTTCATGATTTTTTACTTCCATTTGTTTATCTTTTATATAACAGTGTTGGAAGCACTTGCACTTGGCGTTAAATGATAACCACTTCACTGAATACCATTTAACatgcaaaacatttaaatattaatgttctGCATCTGTTCTTATTACTGTAACATAAAAAcaatgctgtttcttttttcccttgTAGCCTCTGAAAATCAAAGTAAGAGAGGAGTATCTCACTGATATAGGTAAGACGACTAAAAGCCAGTTGAGTTGTGGGCTCACTCGGTTAATTCATATCTTCAAAGATTTGCAAGGTCTTCTTTCATATGACACTAAAAACAATCAGGTGGAAATTTTGATCTATGACTGATTAATTCAGTGGTAACAAGAAGCACATCACTATAATGAACATCAAGCCTTGAAAGTCATTTAATAGTCTTACATTTGATCCTCACAGTGTCATTTAACTGTTAGCAAAGAGTAGATTAAGGTAACTCACTTTAAAAACCATATTCGTCGAATGGTTCAACCCAACCACTGCATGGGACCACATGTATACTGCATACCTTTATACATACCTGCAATACTAGATTAAGAAAAGGATGATTGTCCTAAAAATCAGTAGATTTGGTCAAAATTCATCTCAGAAAGCTCTAATAAAAAGCATTAAATGAAAGTGTATAATATCTATAGATACTTGACATTCTGTTGTGTCCATCTTCCCTTCAGAAAATCGACTTCATGCTcaggaggacatcagaggacctctgtcagagctgcagcagcaggtgctgCCGGACATCCAGGACCAGATCCAGGACTACAGGTACATTATCTGAGATAATGTGTAACATCTCTGTTTAGGTAGAATaatgaccacaaagacacacacgtTTTGACAGAACCGCTGTATTAAAGGGTTCTCAATAACGTGTAAACGTGTGTTTCATAGGAACAAGCAGATGATGGGTCTCGGCTCTCTGTTTGGAGAAggagacctgcagcagctggatggAGACCCGGTGAAGGAGAAACAGGTggtggacagacaggtcacCGCCCTCTGGGAAATACTGTGAGTGTGTGCCTTCGTCAGATAAAGCTGTTGCATCACTAAAATTTGTAAAATTGCAACAAGGTTCCGGTTCACTGCGAGTTGATACGAGGTGATACAACTTCATCGATATGACGTCAAATTAGAGAGGATcatgctgtgtttctttgtttctttagaGCTTATTACATGTTTTATGTCCAAATGTATGACACAACTGCAAGTTccaaataaaatcacatttactGGTCTGCTTCAACATGTGGCACTGCTCCTGAAGCGAATATAATGACACCCACACTAAGACTGAAGGGACCGTGTTTGCCTAGCAACAGGGTCAGATGTTCAGTGCCCAATAAAATAGTTATTACAAAGCAACAGAAGGAGCTCATAACAAAGGTCATTACCACAGCGGCAAAACCTCCAAACCACATGACATTTACTTCTTTgactttatacacacacacacgggctgATTCCCGTCACATGACTGTCGCGCTTACCGTCTGTTTCTTGCATCGCCGTTTGAGAGAGTTAACCGCGTTTTTATGTCTCTCCTTGTGTTCCCGCTGCAGATCAAAGCACGAAGAGGacagaaggtaaaaaaaaaaaaaagaagcgacTTGTCTGCTCCGTCGGAGTGAAATACAATTTAACAGCAGCACGTCTGAGAGATCGAATGCTTCCTCAAcaccttttctttgtttgtcctccctctctctctctctccaccctctcGCTCAGTTCTCCTCTGGCGTCCGCCGTGCACCTCTACCTGCGTCACTCCGGCATCAAGCTGAGAGACTCCAAGGTGTTCCCCGGTCTGAGCACCGAGAAGGAGAAGTGGCTGGCTTTCTTAAAGACGAAAAAGGTAAGAGTGGCAGCTGCCCTCGCGTCGTTTCTCCTGTTGAAGGGAACACTGTGATGAAAATGTATCGTAATAGTGAATTAATGAAGAAGGAGCGGATGGAAGTCACGGTTCACGCATTGATTATATGACTTCCTGGATCCTCTCTCCACAGCTGAGTGGtatgaagaaagagaaagatggagaggacaAAAAGAGAAATCCCATCCTGAAGTACATCGGCAAACCCCGGAACACATCCCAGTCcagtaaatacacacacacacacacacacacacacacacacacacacacacacacacacacacacgcattcataCATAGAGTTTGTTGAGGTTCGTCGAGAGCTGACAGTATCGGtacactggcacacacacacacacacacacacacacacacgctaacaCAGACACGTGACACTGTCACTCGTTGTTTCTCTCACTCGATATTGATTTCTTTCTGCcctctgtttgcttttttattgttttacaggtttatttattgatttctgGATTTTTCGCTGTGTCCCGTTGTTCTGATTTCATTGTTTCTGTTTGGttcatttttttgattttgtagcATTCCATGTCCCGTTGTCACCCACCGAAggtatttattttcatatcattgcaattttttttttgttgcttttattcTTTGGTTAAATGTTGTTCCTTTCTCCAAACATACAAGTTGTTTTTCATAAATCGAGTGTAGTTTGAAGATTCCAGCTCTTTTCTTACACATCAGCCCTTTCtgctgattgtgtgtgtgtgtgtgtgtgtgtgtgtgtgtgtgtgtgtgtgtgtgtgtgtctgtgctgttttATCACACCGTGTAATCGTCTGTGTGTGCAGTCCGTCCCGGCAGTGTGAAGAACATCATTCAGCAGTTTGAGAATAACGGCGACTCcgtgggagaggagggaggagacgcTGCCGACGCCCAGAggctctcctccagcagcctgGGAGAAGACGGCATGGACAGGTACCCCTGAAATCCAACTGGAGTAGAAACTCAACATCAGCTTTCAAAGTCTTTGGCGCTTAATGATTTCATTCAATATCTTTTTCTGTCACGCAGCCCAACGGTCTCAGTGCGTCTGGCACGTAGCGAGTCGTTGAAGGCTCAGGGAGAAGGCCGTCGGCGGGGCGTCGTCTCGGGGACGGAGTCCGTCCCTCGCTCTCGTAGCGACGTGGACATGGAGGACTgcggggaggagagggaggggccgGGCCTCAGGCCGCTGCAGCACAGCGCCTCGTCGtccgcctccagcagctctgcacGGTAACGATTAGATGTCCTCTGATGACGTTTGATTCAATTCTTTAtgcaaacatgaatatttttgATACTGCACTTCAGGGTTCCTTGTTCTTtcagaatctttttttattaccaAGGTATTGTAACTGAAAATATCCCTAACTGAATGGACTGCTTTGAGTGTTGAGTGGTGAAATCCAACTTTACAAACAACAGAATGAGCTTCAAGGAATCAAACCCTCTCCCCCTTTTAATGAGCGCTTTACATCCTAAACACCCCGGACCTCAcgccatctctctctccactctctctcacactcaggTCTCTAGAGAACCCTACACCCCCATACACCCCTCGGTCTAGACGCAGGTGAGTTTCcgtgtcaccccccccccccagacgATTGATGACCAGTTTAACCAATTGTCTGACAGGagcttttaaataaagatgGCTGGCTTCTTTCCCACATGCAAAACTGAAGGTTTGGTGTACAtgaaagaaagtttttttttttataatagcCACGTTTGTGTtcaaaattgtttgtttttttaatccatccTGTCCCGTCCATCCCCCTATCTGTCCACGTTGGTCAATCTACCCGTGTTCATATGTGTGCTTGTGACCCTGCAGGAGTGTTGACTCGCCATTGGCGCTGCTGCCGGACGCCGCGtcgctggaggaggaggtcggCGACGGTCAGAACTGGCaggacacagttcctcctcagCTGCTCGCCACACTCAGTCCGAGGGAGGTGGACAGACAGGCCGTCATATACGGTAGGAGCCGATAACTAGTGTTTGTCGCTAATAATAGGTCACAGGTATCTCGCGGTCGCTCACTGATGTTCATTACCCGCGTTCGCTCCTCCGTCATCAGAGCTGTTCACCACCGAGGCGTCTCACCTGCGGACCTTGAGGGTCCTGGACCAGGTCTTTTTCCAGAAGATGAGGTCGGTGCTGAACCACGATGAGCTGACCTGCATCTTCCCAAAGCTGCCCGAGGTCTACGAACTCCACGGTcagtctgtgtgctttttttctgtgagagagagtgtgtgtgtgtgtgtgtgtgcgtgtcaggGTTGTTAATATGCTGTTCTTTACACCGTAATTGCAGGTAAAGATGAATGTTTTTGAATGCAAAGGAAAGCAATGTCAATGAATATTATTTAAGGCtgttttcaaatcaaacatgaagcTATAAGAACACAGCAGATGAACACTACAGGTGACTTGGATAACTGTTTCTGTTTGCACATTAAATTGAGTTGTACTTTGAGTCAACACATATTCAGGCCTCTCTTCTGCCAGGCAAATAATAATTAGTGAAGCACATACCAGGCGAAGGTCGTAACTGTTGAATGCAATCTCAGTCTGAGTCAATATGTGCTCCGGGCTTTAATTTAGAACATGGAAGTATATGGTGTTAAATAGTTGCCACACTCGaatagcaatttttttttttctaccataTGATTCTCTGGATCAATGGATTCAGTTATTGCTACTGTTTGAAATCATTTGTATTTGTCGGCCTTCATGTTGCAGCGAGCCTGTGCGAGGCGATGAAGAAGCGACGAGAAACTCCCATCGTTCAGGACATCGGGGATGTCATGCTGGCCAGGGTGAGTGAGATAATCGCCGACATAGTTTTGTCTCCGTTTCCATCATCTGATTTCTGCTGTAATTTGTGAGGCGTTTGCTGAATGTAGTGTGTTTAACAGCAGTGTGCATTTCTTAGTTTGAAGGTGCAGCCGGTGAGGAGTTTCAGGAACAGGCGTCCCAGCTGTGCAGCCAGCAGTCTCAGGCCCTGGAGCTCATCAAGAACAAGCAACGCAAAGACCCTCGCTTCGCTCACATCATCCAGGTActcacacgcatacacacacaagcactcacACTTGTGGATGTATTAGCACTTGTCGCCTTTACGTGCTCACTTGTGTCACGTTTGTTCAGGAGTGCGAAGCTAGTCCTCACTGTCGGAGGCTGCAGCTCAAAGACCTGCTGGTGTCAGAGATGCAGCGACTCACCAAGTACCCGCTGCTGCTGGACAACAtcatcaaacacacagagggtGAGGAGTCGTGGAGATCGTGTGAACACGAGgcaatgtgccaaaaaaaagaaagcaatttTTTAAgatgttgtttctttattttctcattcaGCCGGTACGTCGGACCTCCCCTCGCTCCAGCGCGCCCAGGCGTGCTGCCGAGGGATACTGCAGGCCGTCAACGAAGTCGTCAGGGAAACAGAACACCGGCAACGCCTCAGCCAATACCAACGCAGGCTGGACGCTGCCCCTCAATTCAAGGTAGTCGAAAGCTTTTTTTCTGGTGactctttttcttccttgttCGCTTTGCTCATAATGTAATGAAAGCTACAGAACCATGTTAAACACAGGCTTTTCCTTCTCTCACAGAATCTGGACTTGTCCACTAAGAGAATGATTCATGAAGGTCCTCTCACGTGGAAAGTCAACAAAGATAAGCAGATAGGTCAGTACCTGATCTCAGGACACATCAGAATTATTATAGTTTCgtctttttctttagtttttaaatTTAGGTTTCAATTGAATTTAGTTTCCATTTTCTCCTTTCAGTTgagttttcattgtttttaaaggTCTTTAGCTTACCAACAAGTTCAGAAAATGCATTAATCACATCATGTAGACAATAACGGGTTTTTAATGGATGACGTGTTGTCTATGAAATAACTGAGATAAACAAGGTTTTGTcattttaagtacatttttgccacTGATATATTGATAATAATGTTAGTACACTCTGTCGAAGAGCAATGATCTTTAAATTAGAATGTGGAAAAAATATAGATATCttgacaaataaataattctTACTTTTTTCACACCTAGTTTTTGGTTTTCGTTAAGTTTCTGTTCACTATAATGATGCTGGATCATCTACTGTGCAATCAGTTTGGTTTGGTACCCCTTTTAACCTCGCCTCTCCGTTTCCCTCCGTCAGAGATTCAAGCGCTGCTGCTGTCGGACTGCTTGGTCCTTCTGCAGAGGGGCCCCGACGACCGGCTGCAGCTCAGATATCCATCCCGCTGGCTGGGTGGAGGCGGCGGAGGAGGCGGGGACAGCAAGACCTCCTTCAGCCCTCTGGTGAAGCTGGACTCGCTGCTGGTCCGCTCAGTAGCTACAGGTAATACTGCGGttacctttttaaataaagcagatttttaaaaacgtAGCTCTTTTTGTGGCGCTGATCTTGTGATTTCACTCCAGACAACAAAGCCCTCTACATCATCAGCACCACAGAGAGGCAGATCTACGAGCTGGTGGCCGGGTCGTCATCCGAGAAAAACACGTAAGCTCTTTTCTAAAACTGGGACAGTTTCCACCTCTCAGCGTTTGTAAGTGTTGTAGGTTTTGAAATTTGCTTGACTTTGAATATAATTCTTAAAAAATGCTTCATTTTCAGCACATTCTGGTGTTTTATCTACACAATCACTCATATAAActagaatttaatttaatttatttgtacATTGATTTATACATTGATTGCTGTGGCTATATGGGAATTCAGTAGACTTTATTTTTGCAgttgcatttttaaaactttagaTGTGATGATAAAGACTTCAGCAGTTGGGACATTTTTGGTTTAGTTTTAAAAGTGCTTGAACCTTACTGTTTACCCTGAACTCAGTCACTCGATGAGATTTCTGCTCTTCAAACAGCTGACTGttgattttttgtttcacaGCTGGAAAGATTTACTTGAAAAGACCATCTCGTCGGCAGGTGGCTCATCACCCCTGATCAATCACGGATCCATGCCTATATCGTTAGTAAATCTTTTGTCTATGAATAAAAGAATGATGGAATTTGTTAACATTGAAGACATGTTGTGTATTATACTATTACATGTCTTTTcatttgcttcttttcttctttttaaacgTTTATTTTAGTCACCTTGCATATGCttaatgtgtgttgtgtgtgtattatttGTAGGTCGCCCAGTCTACGCAGTGCGTCTCCAGTGTCAACTGGCAGTAATACATATGCAGGTAATAATCATTATAATGTCCAGAATCTACTAATTTAACCCTATTCTATTTTGTTTGACAAATATTTGACAATCTTACTGGCTGTGGCAAAACAAAGGctttgatttttattatttatttttttttacccttcaACTGTTCCAAATCTTCCAGATAACTCGTTGACGGAGCAGTCGGACTCCATGGAGACTCATTCCTCCAACGACGACATTGTGCTCTCAGCCAACTCTCCTTCGGACCAATcggaaagaaaagcagcaggcGTGGCAGAGGCCGCGTTACAAGACGGTGAGAAGGAACCACAAACTGTTGAATTTTATACTTGGTGTCAATACTTTCGATCAAGGAGCATACATTAACCATTATCTaacttattttatcttattttgtctttttgtattttatcttGGTGTAAGTTTATACAATCTTTTAACCGTAACCGGCctaatcttttttcattttgttgttttcatgcctCCACAGTTGAAACACTGAGGCAGCTCATATTGAGGGACTTGGAAGAAGATGGTTGGAGCCACGATTCAGACGACACGCCCACTAATGAGACGGCCAATGAGAGGAGCTCGTTCACCGAAAGACAACAGCATGAGCCTCTGGAGACGGGCCCCAACTTCAGCGCCGACGAATGGGAGGCAGAGCCTGAGGAGGTCCTGCCACCTGAAGCTGAGCGGCCCAGTGTCCAGGTCGTGAGGAAAGGTAACGGATCAGATTAAGAAAAGCTTTTAAATAGTCCTCTTTGACTCTTCAGCAGGGCTGGCTGGTCACTCTGAGGTCATGCAATTCTCAAATGCAAATTTTAAAGTAATCAAGCATAACGCCGTTTCACTGGAGGTGAGTATTTGGTGTGATTGGTTGAACTTGGAGTGAATTCAGCTCACCGTGCTCACTGTTTTTGGATTTCATCTGGGTGTCTTTGATGGCTGACTTTTCTTTGCATGTTTTTCTACACTCGGTGaagcattattttgttttcttagactttttctcctcttcttttgtcTGCTTGCTCCTCACAACACGACGACACACTGATCCACATCTCC containing:
- the arhgef11 gene encoding rho guanine nucleotide exchange factor 11 isoform X1, encoding MSLRQPTSTLDSPFAAWLSSLTIGDSERKSSATQQREPTADIHAETTGPGLVQRCVVVQKDQLGFGFTVCGERVKLVQNVRPGGAAVKAGVQEGDRIIKVNGSLVSSMSHQEVVKLIKSGTYVALTLQGPPPSTAALPLEPLPTDISPNQRTSLGGEAPPPPPPPLPSGLSSTPSQRITGPKPLQDPEVQKHATQILRKMLEQEEAELQDLMEEQSKNPSPSLEERIESAKRRAHQVRVKIQQDLEGTRSESVTSYVIAGEGRLSMDSSEGDMEAFESPHSSPSSSFRTPQHRRQNSDTHTLSDLGGKAQIIGPEEEDEENDGYAFNEMDGPFQDIELLKSRPAHMAVFMRYVFTQLLDPNPLLFYLTVEAYLGSSPKDARALAPQICSHFLDPDAPLKIKVREEYLTDIENRLHAQEDIRGPLSELQQQVLPDIQDQIQDYRNKQMMGLGSLFGEGDLQQLDGDPVKEKQVVDRQVTALWEILSKHEEDRSSPLASAVHLYLRHSGIKLRDSKVFPGLSTEKEKWLAFLKTKKLSGMKKEKDGEDKKRNPILKYIGKPRNTSQSTFHVPLSPTEVRPGSVKNIIQQFENNGDSVGEEGGDAADAQRLSSSSLGEDGMDSPTVSVRLARSESLKAQGEGRRRGVVSGTESVPRSRSDVDMEDCGEEREGPGLRPLQHSASSSASSSSARSLENPTPPYTPRSRRRSVDSPLALLPDAASLEEEVGDGQNWQDTVPPQLLATLSPREVDRQAVIYELFTTEASHLRTLRVLDQVFFQKMRSVLNHDELTCIFPKLPEVYELHASLCEAMKKRRETPIVQDIGDVMLARFEGAAGEEFQEQASQLCSQQSQALELIKNKQRKDPRFAHIIQECEASPHCRRLQLKDLLVSEMQRLTKYPLLLDNIIKHTEAGTSDLPSLQRAQACCRGILQAVNEVVRETEHRQRLSQYQRRLDAAPQFKNLDLSTKRMIHEGPLTWKVNKDKQIEIQALLLSDCLVLLQRGPDDRLQLRYPSRWLGGGGGGGGDSKTSFSPLVKLDSLLVRSVATDNKALYIISTTERQIYELVAGSSSEKNTWKDLLEKTISSAGGSSPLINHGSMPISSPSLRSASPVSTGSNTYADNSLTEQSDSMETHSSNDDIVLSANSPSDQSERKAAGVAEAALQDVETLRQLILRDLEEDGWSHDSDDTPTNETANERSSFTERQQHEPLETGPNFSADEWEAEPEEVLPPEAERPSVQVVRKAVVAGPSSSSSVPDDITDDVTLPSDQSSKPRGKATEQGNTFYLVMPTEQGESFTDDPNDPPTPTASHFPQPLEEVMSTQTKPDGDALACAPEPDQLVAMQLEEEVEETGQLQVGNQSHVIKNVDEIFHTIEGLMSKLRKLKEIEKAHHKLLKTLREPSVNQESEDQRCPSATVSRTPSLDRGSGDGKEGSPAEPKIQSTGF
- the arhgef11 gene encoding rho guanine nucleotide exchange factor 11 isoform X2, whose translation is MSLRQPTSTLDRLSSLTIGDSERKSSATQQREPTADIHAETTGPGLVQRCVVVQKDQLGFGFTVCGERVKLVQNVRPGGAAVKAGVQEGDRIIKVNGSLVSSMSHQEVVKLIKSGTYVALTLQGPPPSTAALPLEPLPTDISPNQRTSLGGEAPPPPPPPLPSGLSSTPSQRITGPKPLQDPEVQKHATQILRKMLEQEEAELQDLMEEQSKNPSPSLEERIESAKRRAHQVRVKIQQDLEGTRSESVTSYVIAGEGRLSMDSSEGDMEAFESPHSSPSSSFRTPQHRRQNSDTHTLSDLGGKAQIIGPEEEDEENDGYAFNEMDGPFQDIELLKSRPAHMAVFMRYVFTQLLDPNPLLFYLTVEAYLGSSPKDARALAPQICSHFLDPDAPLKIKVREEYLTDIENRLHAQEDIRGPLSELQQQVLPDIQDQIQDYRNKQMMGLGSLFGEGDLQQLDGDPVKEKQVVDRQVTALWEILSKHEEDRSSPLASAVHLYLRHSGIKLRDSKVFPGLSTEKEKWLAFLKTKKLSGMKKEKDGEDKKRNPILKYIGKPRNTSQSTFHVPLSPTEVRPGSVKNIIQQFENNGDSVGEEGGDAADAQRLSSSSLGEDGMDSPTVSVRLARSESLKAQGEGRRRGVVSGTESVPRSRSDVDMEDCGEEREGPGLRPLQHSASSSASSSSARSLENPTPPYTPRSRRRSVDSPLALLPDAASLEEEVGDGQNWQDTVPPQLLATLSPREVDRQAVIYELFTTEASHLRTLRVLDQVFFQKMRSVLNHDELTCIFPKLPEVYELHASLCEAMKKRRETPIVQDIGDVMLARFEGAAGEEFQEQASQLCSQQSQALELIKNKQRKDPRFAHIIQECEASPHCRRLQLKDLLVSEMQRLTKYPLLLDNIIKHTEAGTSDLPSLQRAQACCRGILQAVNEVVRETEHRQRLSQYQRRLDAAPQFKNLDLSTKRMIHEGPLTWKVNKDKQIEIQALLLSDCLVLLQRGPDDRLQLRYPSRWLGGGGGGGGDSKTSFSPLVKLDSLLVRSVATDNKALYIISTTERQIYELVAGSSSEKNTWKDLLEKTISSAGGSSPLINHGSMPISSPSLRSASPVSTGSNTYADNSLTEQSDSMETHSSNDDIVLSANSPSDQSERKAAGVAEAALQDVETLRQLILRDLEEDGWSHDSDDTPTNETANERSSFTERQQHEPLETGPNFSADEWEAEPEEVLPPEAERPSVQVVRKAVVAGPSSSSSVPDDITDDVTLPSDQSSKPRGKATEQGNTFYLVMPTEQGESFTDDPNDPPTPTASHFPQPLEEVMSTQTKPDGDALACAPEPDQLVAMQLEEEVEETGQLQVGNQSHVIKNVDEIFHTIEGLMSKLRKLKEIEKAHHKLLKTLREPSVNQESEDQRCPSATVSRTPSLDRGSGDGKEGSPAEPKIQSTGF
- the arhgef11 gene encoding rho guanine nucleotide exchange factor 11 isoform X3 produces the protein MSLRQPTSTLDSPFAAWLSSLTIGDSERKSSATQQREPTADIHAETTGPGLVQRCVVVQKDQLGFGFTVCGERVKLVQNVRPGGAAVKAGVQEGDRIIKVNGSLVSSMSHQEVVKLIKSGTYVALTLQGPPPSTAALPLEPLPTDISPNQRTSLGGEAPPPPPPPLPSGLSSTPSQRITGPKPLQDPEVQKHATQILRKMLEQEEAELQDLMEEQSKNPSPSLEERIESAKRRAHQVRVKIQQDLEGTRSESVTSYVIAGEGRLSMDSSEGDMEAFESPHSSPSSSFRTPQHRRQNSDTHTLSDLGGKAQIIGPEEEDEENDGYAFNEMDGPFQDIELLKSRPAHMAVFMRYVFTQLLDPNPLLFYLTVEAYLGSSPKDARALAPQICSHFLDPDAPLKIKVREEYLTDIENRLHAQEDIRGPLSELQQQVLPDIQDQIQDYRNKQMMGLGSLFGEGDLQQLDGDPVKEKQVVDRQVTALWEILSKHEEDRSSPLASAVHLYLRHSGIKLRDSKVFPGLSTEKEKWLAFLKTKKLSGMKKEKDGEDKKRNPILKYIGKPRNTSQSIRPGSVKNIIQQFENNGDSVGEEGGDAADAQRLSSSSLGEDGMDSPTVSVRLARSESLKAQGEGRRRGVVSGTESVPRSRSDVDMEDCGEEREGPGLRPLQHSASSSASSSSARSLENPTPPYTPRSRRRSVDSPLALLPDAASLEEEVGDGQNWQDTVPPQLLATLSPREVDRQAVIYELFTTEASHLRTLRVLDQVFFQKMRSVLNHDELTCIFPKLPEVYELHASLCEAMKKRRETPIVQDIGDVMLARFEGAAGEEFQEQASQLCSQQSQALELIKNKQRKDPRFAHIIQECEASPHCRRLQLKDLLVSEMQRLTKYPLLLDNIIKHTEAGTSDLPSLQRAQACCRGILQAVNEVVRETEHRQRLSQYQRRLDAAPQFKNLDLSTKRMIHEGPLTWKVNKDKQIEIQALLLSDCLVLLQRGPDDRLQLRYPSRWLGGGGGGGGDSKTSFSPLVKLDSLLVRSVATDNKALYIISTTERQIYELVAGSSSEKNTWKDLLEKTISSAGGSSPLINHGSMPISSPSLRSASPVSTGSNTYADNSLTEQSDSMETHSSNDDIVLSANSPSDQSERKAAGVAEAALQDVETLRQLILRDLEEDGWSHDSDDTPTNETANERSSFTERQQHEPLETGPNFSADEWEAEPEEVLPPEAERPSVQVVRKAVVAGPSSSSSVPDDITDDVTLPSDQSSKPRGKATEQGNTFYLVMPTEQGESFTDDPNDPPTPTASHFPQPLEEVMSTQTKPDGDALACAPEPDQLVAMQLEEEVEETGQLQVGNQSHVIKNVDEIFHTIEGLMSKLRKLKEIEKAHHKLLKTLREPSVNQESEDQRCPSATVSRTPSLDRGSGDGKEGSPAEPKIQSTGF